A region from the Cannabis sativa cultivar Pink pepper isolate KNU-18-1 chromosome 9, ASM2916894v1, whole genome shotgun sequence genome encodes:
- the LOC133031478 gene encoding uncharacterized protein LOC133031478 → MIWFLWPGRIYLEKCGESELRKAGECFSLAGCHELAADVYAKGNYISECLTACSKGKLFEMGLNYIKCWKQNTTNECSTAERSDEIDKIEQMFLEKCALYYFEIKDKRSMMKFVKEFNSMDSIRNFLNPLCCLDELLLLEEEKEYFIEAANIAKLRGDTLRRVDLLGKAGKFKDSANLLLFHVLAKSLWSPGNNGWPLKQFKEKGDLLRKAKSLARNDTYSFYEIVCTEADIIANEESELITVVNQMITSERHNSVTGEILSARKVLDMHLSLRTKYYWKEELVTDVMKHSEDMIFKNVSIESLVYVWNIWKDKIVGVFESLRCLETPKVNKFRNYGEFCLNYLGVWNWRDFSNSNPIFGLLYPEAEWAKNIDKRSYSDPDRKSRRRSNSGKLASIELHQLVSAAQRYWCSEMVSVGVMVLDRLQGLYDFPIQNCDVIFYKSRALTLIYEVATFLLDEKILKLRHHESESLLKYN, encoded by the coding sequence ATGATTTGGTTTCTTTGGCCAGGTCGTATTTATTTAGAGAAGTGTGGTGAATCTGAGCTTCGAAAGGCTGGGGAATGCTTTTCTCTGGCAGGGTGCCATGAGCTTGCTGCTGATGTTTATGCAAAAGGGAATTACATCTCAGAATGTCTTACTGCTTGTTCCAAAGGAAAATTATTTGAGATGGGTTTGAATTACATTAAATGTTGGAAACAAAATACAACAAATGAGTGCAGTACTGCAGAGAGAAGCGATGAAATCGACAAAATTGAACAAATGTTTTTGGAGAAATGtgctttatattattttgagatCAAAGATAAGAGGTCCATGATGAAATTTGTTAAAGAATTTAATTCTATGGATTCAATTCGGAATTTCTTGAATCCATTGTGCTGCTTGGATGAACTTTTGCTGTTGGAAGAAGAAAAGGAATATTTCATAGAAGCTGCAAATATTGCCAAGCTTAGAGGTGATACATTACGCAGGGTGGATCTATTGGGAAAAGCCGGAAAATTTAAAGACTCAGCTAATCTTTTACTTTTTCATGTGCTTGCTAAGTCCCTCTGGTCACCAGGTAACAATGGCTGGCCCTTAAAGCAGTTCAAAGAAAAGGGCGATCTCTTAAGAAAAGCAAAATCACTTGCCAGGAATGATACTTACAGTTTTTATGAGATTGTTTGCACTGAGGCTGATATCATTGCAAATGAAGAGAGTGAATTGATAACCGTCGTGAATCAGATGATTACTTCTGAGAGGCACAATAGTGTTACCGGCGAGATTCTATCGGCTAGAAAAGTTCTGGACATGCACCTTTCTTTAAGAACCAAGTACTATTGGAAAGAGGAACTGGTTACTGATGTTATGAAGCATTCAGAAGACATGATTTTTAAGAACGTGTCAATAGAATCACTTGTGTACGTTTGGAATATTTGGAAGGACAAGATTGTTGGTGTATTTGAATCTCTTAGATGTCTTGAGACCCCAAAAGTCAATAAGTTCAGAAATTATGGAGAGTTCTGCTTGAACTATTTAGGTGTTTGGAATTGGAGGGATTTCAGTAATTCGAATCCGATATTTGGTCTCCTATACCCTGAGGCTGAGTGGGCGAAGAATATTGATAAAAGATCATATAGTGATCCTGACAGAAAAAGTAGAAGAAGATCAAATAGTGGCAAGTTGGCATCTATTGAATTGCACCAGCTTGTTTCTGCGGCTCAGAGATATTGGTGTTCAGAGATGGTTTCGGTTGGAGTCATGGTTTTGGACAGACTCCAAGGTCTTTATGACTTTCCAATCCAGAATTGTGATGTAATTTTCTACAAAAGCAGGGCTCTTACTCTGATCTATGAGGTTGCAACATTTCTTTTGGATGAAAAAATTCTGAAGTTGAGGCATCATGAGTCTGAGAGTCTGTTAAAGTACAATTAG